The genomic interval TTTCTGCAACGCCTGTAATCATTACAGCAACACACACTATACGGTTTTATGAAAAAAATTATACTTTTATTCAGCCTGATACATATCAGCTTCGGACTTTCCTGTGGCTTTGCGCAGTCAATTGGAATTGTAACTTTCGACAATTTGCCCGCTGATAAACAGCTTTTTGGAAGAGATAGCCAGAGCGAGGCAGATATAAAAATTTCAGGTAAAATTGAAGCTTCCGGTTATGCCTATGTATCCGTTGTAAAATACAGAAATGCAATAAGAACAGGTTATCAAAAAATGAACCTGCAATACAGTGCCGCAGTTGCACCTTTTAGCACTTCCTCGAAAATAAAAGCTGAACTGGCTGAATATTCTTTTGAAGTCTATGCATGTAAATCTGCAACCGATTCCAGCCTGATTGTACGCAGGGATGACATTGTTGCCGGTGATTTTTATATTATTTATGGCCAGTCAAACGCTGTCGCATGGGAAGTCGATTATACATATAGAAATGAATACTGCCGCACTTACGGATCTCTGGGAGGAACGAGCGTAAACTGGGGACTATCAAACGACCTTACACCACGTGTAGGCATTTTTGGTATCGAATTTCAGCGAAAAGTAGCCGAAAAATACCAGATTCCTACCTGTGTGATCAATGGGGCACTTGCAGGAGCTTCTATTCAGGACCTCTTGTCCAGAAATGCTAATGATCATTCGGATGCCTCAACTGCGTATGGAACATTACTGCATTATGCCAAACAATCAGGATTGTTACCTTATCTGAAAGCGATATATTACTGGCAGGGAGAAAATGAGGCCGCATCCGAAACACCATTGGTATGGGCACCGCGTTTTGACCAGATGGTTGCGCAATGGAAAGAAGATTATCCAATGGCAGAAAAGATATACGTTTTCCAGTTACCTCTTTTTGGAGGAGGTGCCTACAATGATAACATTGGGATTTTTAGAGAACAGCAAAGAACTTTAAATCTCAAATATCCGATCATACAGCCATACGCCGCCTTGGGCGCACCTAGCTGGAACGGGTTTCATTACGGATTGGAAGGTTATTTAAAACTTGGCCAAGAGCTTGCTGATATGGCTGGTTTTTATCATTACAAAAAAAAGGAAAAAATCACCTCTCCCAGTCTTCAGAAAGCATTTTATTCAACACCTGAACGGGATGAAATAACTTTGGTGTTTGAAGATTACCAGCAAATGGTTTATCCCAATGATACCATTGCGGCAAATATTGAAGGAAGCCAGGAACCAGTATCTACATATGCTGTGAAAGATTTTTTTATTTAAATAAAGTTTGGCAAAAACTCCGATCGGGAAGAGCAGAAGCGAATAAGATCATTTTGAATTTAAAGGAAGTTGGCAACGACTCTTTGATAAAATATTTGCCCTCTAAATATCATTACTCAGGTCTTTTAAGCGCTCCCTGGGTTTATATCGGTCCATTTTTGAGAAATAAACAAGGATTCAGGGCATTTGCTTTTCATCATAACAAAATTTTTCCCTACCCGAATTTTGGAGATGTAGCACTTAGGGCTTCCGAAAATAAGAGTAAAATTGTACTTAGTTGGACTAAATTGTCCAATGTTACGGGCTATATACTTGAAAGGTTCAGCACTGATTCCCTATAGATGCACGATATCATTTATTTACCAAACAACCAAAGCGAGTATATCGATCAGTCAGCACAGAAAGGAATTGCATATACCTATCAGATAAGAGGTTATACCAATGAAGTGGAATCTGCCATTTCATTGGTTATGATTACGAAACAAAGTGATGATGTTGTGGATGATTCCGGTATAATCGTTTATCCCAATCCTGCCTTTGATATAGTAAATGTAATTTCGGATTTAAAC from Dyadobacter sp. NIV53 carries:
- a CDS encoding sialate O-acetylesterase, translated to MKKIILLFSLIHISFGLSCGFAQSIGIVTFDNLPADKQLFGRDSQSEADIKISGKIEASGYAYVSVVKYRNAIRTGYQKMNLQYSAAVAPFSTSSKIKAELAEYSFEVYACKSATDSSLIVRRDDIVAGDFYIIYGQSNAVAWEVDYTYRNEYCRTYGSLGGTSVNWGLSNDLTPRVGIFGIEFQRKVAEKYQIPTCVINGALAGASIQDLLSRNANDHSDASTAYGTLLHYAKQSGLLPYLKAIYYWQGENEAASETPLVWAPRFDQMVAQWKEDYPMAEKIYVFQLPLFGGGAYNDNIGIFREQQRTLNLKYPIIQPYAALGAPSWNGFHYGLEGYLKLGQELADMAGFYHYKKKEKITSPSLQKAFYSTPERDEITLVFEDYQQMVYPNDTIAANIEGSQEPVSTYAVKDFFI
- a CDS encoding T9SS type A sorting domain-containing protein, with translation MHDIIYLPNNQSEYIDQSAQKGIAYTYQIRGYTNEVESAISLVMITKQSDDVVDDSGIIVYPNPAFDIVNVISDLNTINQIDIFSSAGIRLNRITYPKKNLIHLPVGDLVTGIYFLKIQIGDQSITKKISIAK